The following proteins are encoded in a genomic region of Toxotes jaculatrix isolate fToxJac2 chromosome 3, fToxJac2.pri, whole genome shotgun sequence:
- the barx1 gene encoding homeobox protein BarH-like 1 gives MQHPLDIGAHYYPPEVHPDHRTHRYRSFMIEEILTDHPEHKASAPTGEFLKFGVQALLSARPFHNQLVLKADQTSLLKFPMSPLSCSLGSPLGPPLLTAAPGLQVGAASHHLPLDLHLRGKLEHGADGGSKTKKGRRSRTVFTELQLMGLEKRFEKQKYLSTPDRIDLAESLGLSQLQVKTWYQNRRMKWKKIVLQGGGLESPTKPKGRPKKNSIPSSEQLSEQERSVPADAEHQSEGSSSHLENTQEE, from the exons ATGCAGCATCCTTTGGACATAGGGGCGCATTACTATCCTCCGGAAGTTCACCCCGACCACAGAACTCATCGCTACAGGAGTTTCATGATAGAGGAAATCCTGACTGACCACCCGGAGCACAAAGCGTCGGCACCGACCGGGGAGTTCCTCAAATTCGGGGTACAAGCTCTGCTGTCCGCCCGGCCCTTCCATAACCAACTGG TGTTAAAAGCGGACCAGACGAGCCTCCTCAAGTTCCCCATGTCCCCGCTGTCCTGCTCGCTGGGCTCCCCGCTCGGCCCCCCGCTGCTGACCGCGGCTCCGGGCCTGCAGGTCGGCGCGGCGTCTCACCACCTGCCGCTGGACCTGCACCTCCGCGGGAAGCTGGAGCACGGAGCCGACGGGGGCAGCAAAACCAAGAAGGGCCGCCGGAGCCGCACCGTGTTCACCGAGCTGCAGCTCATGGGCCTGGAGAAGCGCTTCGAGAAGCAGAAGTACCTTTCTACGCCTGACAG AATAGACCTGGCTGAGTCTTTGGGTCTCAGTCAATTGCAAGTGAAAACATGGTACCAGAACAGGAGGATGAAGTGGAAGAAAATT GTGTTGCAGGGCGGAGGCCTGGAGTCACCGACTAAACCTAAAGGCCGCCCAAAGAAGAACTCCATCCCCAGCAGCGAGCAGCTCTCAGAACAGGAACGATCTGTGCCCGCTGACGCTGAACATCAGTCTGAAGGCTCAAGCTCTCACTTAGAAAACACTCAGGAGGAATGA